From Saccharothrix espanaensis DSM 44229, the proteins below share one genomic window:
- a CDS encoding YncE family protein — translation MRRLAAVVLTGTALLSGCSTEGNSGDPLQIANSLEPARPARSPAQSGTPEGAVLPLGRATAVVVAGDRVAVAVAEPPSVLLYPLDTLAGPTVVPLPGPAERLTALDGAVEAPVPGSGVVVTVRADGTTAERKVDGGPVDVAVVAGRTVVARRDAKLVGVDDRVVTGVSSPDQVVGVGDEAVVLDRPRSAVFDLRLSADADPDGGPKLGAGLRAGDGATSMVADRYGRVLVVDTRGGELMAFSVDPLIMRQRYPVPGAPYGMAYDPRRDLVWITLTELNQVVAFDVAGGEPVEKHRFATVRQPDSVAVDPGSGRVFVASGDGQGMQVIGT, via the coding sequence TTGCGCCGACTGGCCGCGGTAGTGCTCACCGGAACCGCGCTGCTCTCCGGCTGCTCCACCGAGGGGAACTCCGGTGACCCGCTCCAGATAGCGAACTCGCTGGAACCGGCCCGGCCCGCGCGCTCGCCCGCGCAGTCCGGCACGCCCGAGGGTGCGGTGCTGCCGCTGGGCCGCGCGACGGCGGTCGTGGTGGCCGGCGACCGGGTCGCGGTGGCCGTGGCCGAGCCGCCCTCGGTGCTGCTGTACCCGCTGGACACGCTGGCCGGACCGACGGTGGTGCCGCTGCCCGGCCCGGCCGAGCGGCTGACGGCGCTGGACGGTGCCGTGGAGGCCCCGGTGCCCGGCAGCGGGGTCGTGGTCACCGTGCGGGCGGACGGCACGACCGCCGAGCGGAAGGTCGACGGCGGACCGGTGGACGTGGCCGTGGTGGCGGGCCGGACGGTGGTGGCCCGCCGGGACGCCAAGCTGGTCGGCGTGGACGACCGGGTGGTGACCGGGGTGTCCAGCCCGGACCAGGTGGTCGGCGTGGGCGACGAGGCCGTGGTGCTGGACCGGCCGCGCAGCGCCGTGTTCGACCTGCGGCTGTCCGCCGACGCGGACCCGGACGGCGGCCCGAAGCTGGGCGCGGGGCTGCGCGCGGGTGACGGCGCGACCTCGATGGTGGCCGACCGCTACGGCCGGGTGCTGGTGGTGGACACCCGCGGCGGCGAGCTGATGGCGTTCTCGGTCGACCCGCTGATCATGCGGCAGCGCTACCCGGTGCCCGGCGCGCCCTACGGCATGGCCTACGACCCGCGACGCGACCTGGTGTGGATCACGCTCACCGAGCTCAACCAGGTGGTGGCGTTCGACGTCGCGGGCGGGGAGCCGGTGGAGAAGCACCGGTTCGCCACGGTCCGCCAGCCGGATTCGGTGGCGGTTGATCCAGGCAGCGGGCGCGTGTTCGTCGCGTCCGGGGACGGCCAAGGGATGCAGGTGATCGGAACATGA
- a CDS encoding LLM class F420-dependent oxidoreductase has protein sequence MRLGLNLGYWGAGNDAANLELAKEADRLGYAVVWAAEAYGSDVPTVLAWVAAQTERIDVGSAILQIPARTPATAAMTAATLDTLSGGRFRMGLGVSGPQVSEGWHGVRFDKPLGRTREYVDIVRTALRRERLRYDGEHYTLPLPDGPGKALTLTVHPVREHIPIYLASIGPKNVELTGEIADGWLGIFFSPEHSGASLEALRKGREKAGRTLDGFDVVPTVPLFVGDDWRACADRVRPYAALYVGGMGSREKNFYNDLAVRMGFAAEAAEVQDKYLARDYDGAMAALPVDFLDSTSLLGPRERIAERMRAYAQAGVTTLTISPMLQDLEQGIAALRTASEALDLAGVGS, from the coding sequence GTGCGACTGGGACTGAACCTCGGGTACTGGGGCGCGGGCAACGACGCCGCGAACCTCGAACTGGCCAAGGAAGCCGACCGACTGGGCTACGCGGTGGTGTGGGCCGCCGAGGCCTACGGCTCCGACGTGCCCACCGTGCTGGCCTGGGTGGCCGCGCAGACCGAGCGCATCGACGTAGGCAGCGCGATCCTCCAGATCCCGGCCCGGACGCCGGCCACCGCCGCGATGACCGCCGCCACCCTCGACACGCTCTCCGGGGGCCGGTTCCGGATGGGGCTGGGCGTGTCCGGGCCGCAGGTCTCGGAGGGCTGGCACGGCGTGCGCTTCGACAAACCGCTGGGCCGCACCCGCGAGTACGTCGACATCGTGCGCACCGCGCTGCGCCGGGAACGGCTGCGCTACGACGGCGAGCACTACACGCTGCCGCTGCCCGACGGCCCCGGCAAGGCGCTCACCCTGACCGTGCACCCGGTGCGCGAGCACATCCCGATCTACCTGGCCTCGATCGGCCCGAAGAACGTCGAGCTGACCGGCGAGATCGCGGACGGCTGGCTGGGCATCTTCTTCTCCCCGGAGCACTCCGGGGCCTCGCTGGAGGCGTTGCGGAAAGGCCGGGAGAAAGCGGGCAGGACGCTCGACGGGTTCGACGTCGTGCCCACCGTCCCGCTGTTCGTCGGCGACGACTGGCGGGCCTGCGCGGACCGCGTCCGGCCGTACGCGGCGCTGTACGTGGGCGGCATGGGCAGCCGGGAGAAGAACTTCTACAACGACCTGGCGGTCCGGATGGGCTTCGCCGCCGAGGCCGCCGAGGTCCAGGACAAGTACCTGGCCAGGGACTACGACGGCGCGATGGCCGCGCTGCCGGTCGACTTCCTGGACTCGACCTCGCTGCTCGGACCGCGCGAGCGGATCGCCGAGCGGATGCGGGCCTACGCGCAAGCGGGGGTCACCACACTGACCATCTCGCCCATGCTGCAAGATCTTGAGCAGGGGATCGCGGCACTGCGTACCGCGTCCGAGGCTTTGGATCTGGCAGGAGTGGGTAGTTGA
- a CDS encoding ArsR/SmtB family transcription factor, with translation MRALQHPDVEDLSLPAVLSALADPVRLRIVAELARSGGIVCGQFDVPVSMSTLSHHLKVLREAGVLRVTPQGSYRTHELRIADMERRFPGVLDSITRAIAVA, from the coding sequence ATGCGCGCTCTCCAACACCCGGACGTGGAGGACCTGAGCCTGCCCGCGGTGCTGAGCGCGCTGGCCGACCCGGTGCGGCTGCGGATCGTCGCCGAGCTGGCGCGCTCCGGCGGGATCGTGTGCGGGCAGTTCGACGTGCCGGTCAGCATGTCGACGCTGTCGCACCACCTGAAGGTGCTGCGCGAAGCGGGCGTGCTCCGGGTGACACCGCAGGGCAGCTACCGCACGCACGAGTTGCGGATCGCGGACATGGAACGCCGGTTCCCCGGCGTGCTGGACTCGATCACCCGGGCCATCGCGGTCGCTTGA
- a CDS encoding DUF5703 family protein: MTEAVVDGDWEYRPLRLPAGVSRRTATTQLAIHAEFSGWELARTLLFVDGSRKVWLRRKRTAAALPDVIT, from the coding sequence ATGACCGAAGCGGTGGTCGACGGGGATTGGGAGTACCGGCCGTTGCGGCTGCCGGCCGGTGTCTCCCGTCGCACGGCGACGACGCAACTCGCGATCCACGCGGAGTTCTCGGGGTGGGAGCTGGCCCGGACCCTGCTGTTCGTCGACGGCTCCCGCAAGGTGTGGCTGCGCCGCAAGCGGACGGCCGCCGCGCTGCCCGACGTGATCACCTAG
- a CDS encoding aldo/keto reductase, translating into MEQRYLGRSGLRVSRTALGTMSWGRDTDADEAATQLLAFTEAGGTLVDTADVYAEGDSEQILGGLLSEVVPREELVIATKAVARRNDGPFGGGASRGALLSALDGSLRRLGVEHVDLWQLHAWDHAVPLEETLSALDAAVASGKVRYAGVSNYSGWQLGTAAALPGHTRIVSTQVEYSLLERGVEREVAPAAEHHGIGLLPWAPLGRGVLTGKYRNGTPSDSRGASAHLAGYVEQHRTERAARIVQAVATAADGLGTSPLCVALAWVRDRPGVVAPVVGARDTNQLLGSLAAEDLTLPPAIRAALDDVSAVEFGYPERPMG; encoded by the coding sequence GTGGAACAGCGATACCTCGGCCGCAGCGGACTGCGGGTGTCCCGGACGGCCCTGGGCACGATGAGCTGGGGCCGCGACACCGACGCGGACGAGGCCGCCACCCAGCTGCTGGCGTTCACCGAGGCGGGCGGCACGCTCGTGGACACCGCCGACGTGTACGCCGAAGGCGACAGCGAGCAGATCCTGGGCGGCCTGCTGAGCGAGGTGGTGCCGCGCGAAGAGCTGGTGATCGCCACCAAGGCGGTGGCCCGGCGCAACGACGGCCCGTTCGGCGGTGGCGCGTCGCGCGGTGCGCTGCTGTCCGCGCTGGACGGTTCCCTGCGCCGCCTGGGCGTCGAGCACGTCGACCTGTGGCAGTTGCACGCGTGGGACCACGCCGTGCCGCTGGAGGAGACGCTGTCGGCGCTGGACGCCGCCGTCGCGTCGGGCAAGGTGCGCTACGCGGGCGTCTCGAACTACTCGGGCTGGCAGCTGGGCACGGCCGCCGCGCTGCCCGGCCACACCCGGATCGTGTCCACGCAGGTCGAGTACTCGCTGCTGGAGCGCGGCGTGGAGCGCGAGGTCGCGCCGGCCGCCGAGCACCACGGCATCGGCCTGCTGCCGTGGGCCCCGCTGGGCCGGGGAGTGCTGACCGGCAAGTACCGCAACGGCACCCCGTCGGACTCGCGGGGCGCGTCGGCGCACCTCGCCGGGTACGTGGAGCAGCACCGCACGGAACGGGCGGCGCGGATCGTGCAGGCGGTGGCGACGGCGGCGGACGGCCTGGGCACCTCCCCGCTGTGCGTGGCGCTGGCGTGGGTGCGCGACCGGCCGGGCGTGGTCGCGCCGGTGGTGGGCGCGCGGGACACCAACCAGCTGCTGGGCTCGCTGGCCGCCGAGGACCTGACCCTGCCGCCGGCGATCCGCGCGGCGCTGGACGACGTGAGCGCGGTGGAGTTCGGCTACCCCGAGCGCCCGATGGGCTAG
- a CDS encoding histidine phosphatase family protein yields the protein MATVILLRHARSTANGSGVLAGRQPGVRLAERGEEQAAKLVERLAGIPVDAVVTSPLERCRQTLAPLLAERGLDAAVEPDLAEVEYGEWTGRELKDLLKEPLWQVVQQHPSAAVFPGGEGLATVQARAVAAIRAHDARVTAEFGPRAVWVACSHGDVIKAVLADALGVHLDGFQRIVVDPASVSVVQYTETRPFVLRVNDNGGDLSGLVPPPAQPHEPAAPAALSSDAVVGGTTGA from the coding sequence GTGGCCACCGTGATCCTGCTCCGACACGCCCGTTCCACCGCCAACGGATCGGGCGTGCTCGCCGGTCGCCAACCGGGCGTCCGGCTCGCCGAGCGCGGCGAGGAGCAGGCGGCGAAGCTGGTCGAGCGGCTCGCCGGGATCCCGGTCGACGCGGTGGTCACCTCGCCGCTGGAGCGCTGCCGGCAGACCCTCGCGCCGCTGCTGGCCGAGCGCGGCCTGGACGCCGCGGTCGAGCCGGACCTGGCCGAGGTCGAGTACGGCGAGTGGACCGGCCGCGAGCTCAAGGACCTGCTCAAGGAACCGCTGTGGCAGGTCGTGCAGCAGCACCCGTCCGCCGCGGTGTTCCCCGGCGGTGAGGGGCTGGCGACCGTGCAGGCGCGCGCGGTGGCCGCGATCCGCGCCCACGACGCCCGGGTCACCGCCGAGTTCGGGCCGCGCGCGGTGTGGGTGGCGTGCAGCCACGGCGACGTGATCAAGGCGGTGCTCGCCGACGCCCTGGGCGTGCACCTCGACGGCTTCCAGCGGATCGTGGTGGACCCGGCGTCGGTGTCGGTGGTCCAGTACACCGAGACCCGCCCGTTCGTCCTGCGGGTCAACGACAACGGCGGCGACCTGTCCGGGCTCGTGCCGCCCCCGGCCCAGCCCCACGAGCCCGCGGCGCCGGCCGCGCTGTCCTCGGACGCTGTCGTCGGCGGCACCACGGGGGCGTAA
- a CDS encoding MBL fold metallo-hydrolase produces the protein MTFTLTALGTATPYPRPDRACSGYLLSTPTTRVWVDAGPGSLANLQRHTTPDRLDAVWISHTHADHTADLLPTYYALLHADLTPTRPLPLYGPPGLAHRLETFLASTGPNPAHAAFEVHELHDGHRADVGDLTLTSHAVQHGLPAFGLRATHGDRTLAYSGDTGPCPALHALAAGADLLLCEADGTDPSPVHCTPEDAADAARSAGRLLITHIGHTLTEAQATERAGAPAAHDHETHQVG, from the coding sequence GTGACCTTCACCCTCACCGCCCTGGGCACCGCCACCCCCTACCCGCGCCCCGACCGCGCCTGCTCCGGCTACCTGCTGAGCACCCCCACCACCCGGGTCTGGGTCGACGCCGGACCCGGCAGCCTGGCCAACCTCCAACGCCACACCACACCCGACCGGCTCGACGCCGTCTGGATCTCGCACACCCACGCCGACCACACCGCCGACCTGCTGCCCACCTACTACGCCCTGCTGCACGCCGACCTAACCCCCACCCGGCCGCTCCCCCTCTACGGGCCGCCCGGACTCGCCCACCGCCTCGAAACGTTCCTCGCGAGCACCGGCCCCAACCCCGCGCACGCCGCGTTCGAGGTCCACGAACTGCACGACGGCCACCGCGCCGACGTCGGCGACCTCACCCTCACCAGCCACGCCGTCCAGCACGGCCTGCCCGCGTTCGGCCTGCGCGCCACCCACGGCGACCGCACCCTGGCCTACTCCGGCGACACCGGCCCGTGCCCCGCCCTGCACGCCCTGGCCGCCGGCGCGGACCTGCTGCTCTGCGAAGCCGACGGCACCGACCCGTCCCCCGTGCACTGCACCCCGGAGGACGCCGCCGACGCCGCCCGCTCGGCCGGCCGGCTGCTGATCACCCACATCGGCCACACCCTCACCGAGGCCCAGGCCACCGAACGCGCCGGCGCGCCCGCCGCCCACGACCACGAGACCCACCAGGTCGGCTGA
- a CDS encoding site-specific integrase: protein MNRMISVSLPEPVRAGLDRVTHPALVDVAALAQVRRRFDDEQAAALAEYLHAAQSPNTLRAYRSDWVAWAAWCEREGRQALPADPVDVAVYLAVAARGVKPDGSPAFSPSTLERKAAAIAAVHAAGGLPSPTRADVVRLTLRGIRRTRREQPRRKRPVLLETLEALLAERPAPGWPSGPARRRDALLLLVGFAGALRRSELAALALEDVTVDVDPRTHEPLLLVELGVTKTDQTGAHRQRVVLPRGARRPTCPVCAFADWVDVLTAADPRALLEDEPETPHTHRCHSYRPQRLTGPLFPAVSRHGRLGVRSMSDKAVSDVVKRYASKAGLDPALFGGHSLRAGFATQAALGGASDREIMRQGRWTNPRTVHRYIRTANPLEDNAVTRLGL, encoded by the coding sequence ATGAACAGGATGATCAGCGTGAGCCTGCCGGAGCCGGTGCGTGCCGGGCTTGATCGCGTCACCCACCCGGCCCTGGTCGACGTGGCCGCGCTGGCCCAGGTGCGCCGCCGCTTCGACGACGAGCAGGCCGCCGCGCTGGCGGAGTACCTGCACGCCGCCCAGTCCCCCAACACGTTGCGCGCCTACCGCTCCGACTGGGTGGCGTGGGCCGCGTGGTGCGAGCGCGAGGGCCGCCAGGCGCTGCCCGCGGACCCGGTGGACGTCGCGGTGTACCTGGCGGTGGCGGCGCGGGGCGTGAAGCCGGACGGCTCCCCCGCGTTCAGCCCGTCCACGCTGGAGCGCAAGGCGGCCGCGATCGCCGCTGTGCACGCCGCCGGCGGCCTGCCCTCCCCCACCCGCGCCGACGTCGTCCGGCTGACCCTGCGCGGCATCCGGCGGACCCGCCGCGAGCAGCCCCGCCGCAAGCGCCCGGTGCTGCTGGAGACCCTGGAGGCGCTGCTCGCCGAACGCCCCGCGCCCGGCTGGCCGAGCGGACCGGCCCGCCGGCGGGACGCGCTGCTGCTGCTGGTCGGGTTCGCGGGCGCCCTGCGGCGCAGCGAACTCGCCGCACTGGCGCTGGAGGACGTCACCGTCGACGTCGACCCGCGCACGCACGAGCCGCTGCTGCTGGTGGAGCTGGGTGTCACCAAGACCGACCAGACCGGTGCGCACCGGCAGCGGGTGGTGCTGCCGCGCGGCGCGCGCCGGCCGACGTGCCCGGTGTGCGCGTTCGCCGACTGGGTGGACGTGCTGACCGCGGCCGACCCGAGGGCCCTGCTGGAGGACGAGCCGGAGACCCCGCACACCCACCGCTGCCACTCCTACCGGCCGCAGCGGCTCACCGGGCCGCTGTTCCCGGCGGTGAGCCGGCACGGCCGGCTGGGCGTGCGGTCGATGTCGGACAAGGCGGTCTCGGACGTGGTGAAGCGGTACGCCTCGAAGGCCGGTCTGGACCCGGCGCTGTTCGGCGGCCACTCGCTGCGCGCCGGGTTCGCCACGCAGGCCGCGCTCGGCGGCGCGAGCGACCGGGAGATCATGCGCCAGGGCCGCTGGACCAACCCGCGGACCGTGCACCGCTACATCCGGACGGCGAACCCGTTGGAGGACAACGCTGTCACCCGTCTCGGACTGTGA
- a CDS encoding undecaprenyl-diphosphate phosphatase, whose product MSWLQALVLGLVQGLTEFLPISSSAHVRIVSTLFFGNDAGASFTAVIQLGTELAVLIYFAKDIGNFIAAWFKGLFSKAARRTEDYRMAWYVIIGSVPISVLGYIFKDEIRSSLRNLWITATVLVVFGLLLGLADHFAKHIRTKLELKDAVGMGLAQALALIPGVSRSGGTLTAGLFLGLDRAAAARYSFLLALPAVFGAGIFSIPDVLDRSEPNAASVPQMIVATIVAFAVGYATIAWLLRYVSKHSYSAFVWYRLLLGIMLMGLLSMGLLNPT is encoded by the coding sequence TTGAGCTGGTTGCAGGCTCTGGTCCTCGGACTCGTCCAAGGACTGACGGAATTCCTGCCTATTTCCTCGTCGGCGCACGTGAGGATCGTGTCCACGCTGTTCTTCGGCAACGACGCCGGCGCGTCGTTCACCGCGGTGATCCAGCTCGGCACCGAGTTGGCGGTGCTGATCTACTTCGCCAAGGACATCGGCAACTTCATCGCCGCCTGGTTCAAGGGGCTGTTCAGCAAGGCCGCGCGGCGGACCGAGGACTACCGGATGGCCTGGTACGTGATCATCGGGTCGGTCCCGATCTCGGTGCTGGGCTACATCTTCAAGGACGAGATCCGCAGCTCGCTGCGCAACCTGTGGATCACCGCGACGGTGCTGGTGGTGTTCGGCCTGCTGCTGGGCCTGGCCGACCACTTCGCCAAGCACATCCGCACCAAGCTGGAGCTCAAGGACGCGGTCGGCATGGGCCTGGCGCAGGCGCTGGCCCTGATCCCGGGCGTGTCCCGCTCCGGCGGCACGCTCACCGCGGGCCTGTTCCTCGGCCTGGACCGGGCCGCCGCCGCCCGCTACTCGTTCCTGCTGGCGCTGCCGGCGGTGTTCGGGGCGGGCATCTTCTCCATCCCGGACGTGCTGGACCGCTCCGAGCCGAACGCCGCGTCGGTGCCGCAGATGATCGTGGCGACGATCGTGGCGTTCGCGGTCGGCTACGCCACCATCGCGTGGCTGCTGCGCTACGTCTCCAAGCACAGCTACTCGGCGTTCGTCTGGTACCGGCTGCTGCTGGGCATCATGCTCATGGGCCTGCTGTCGATGGGGCTGCTCAACCCGACATAG
- a CDS encoding M48 family metalloprotease: protein MTVEELRTRHVELLRDRRVVDHLDPVRKGAEHAAHRYHTWTQVAGEPVRTRLERLADVRDRPAAYRRAHLHTLQRTLDALQPEVLHLARAAGWTVTTPVLAGVFPTGTLDGLCVPVPGRGVLVLVNSGLPDLVGAVLKIMTGALPNYGTPPLLSSEQASYALAEAINAYLYGNGAVEAQPLPELSGQRLALVGLMLRRATQFVVAHEIGHVLAGHLVNARRWTDPNTPVGALDAQSVGWPREHEADRIAAMIMLHTLDDLAPRELDVHEPCLVAAVLLVLFLHEVVDRLADERGLVVPFAGTHPPPVRRIQSVVEHLAERVRTPRALDLAADVATWLEDQLAGVREWFRLADEVRI from the coding sequence ATGACGGTCGAGGAGTTGCGGACCAGGCACGTGGAACTGCTGCGGGACCGGCGGGTGGTGGACCACCTCGACCCGGTGCGCAAGGGGGCCGAACACGCCGCCCACCGCTACCACACGTGGACCCAGGTGGCCGGCGAACCGGTCCGGACCAGGCTGGAACGCCTCGCCGACGTGCGCGACCGGCCCGCCGCGTACCGGCGCGCCCACCTGCACACCCTGCAACGCACGCTCGACGCCCTCCAGCCGGAGGTGCTGCACCTGGCCCGCGCGGCGGGCTGGACGGTCACCACGCCCGTCCTGGCCGGCGTGTTCCCCACCGGCACCCTCGACGGCCTGTGCGTGCCGGTGCCCGGCCGGGGCGTGCTCGTGCTGGTCAACAGCGGGCTGCCGGACCTGGTCGGCGCTGTGCTGAAGATCATGACCGGGGCGCTGCCGAACTACGGCACGCCGCCCCTGCTCAGCTCCGAGCAGGCGTCCTACGCGCTGGCCGAGGCGATCAACGCCTACCTGTACGGCAACGGCGCGGTGGAGGCCCAGCCGCTGCCCGAGCTCTCCGGCCAGCGGCTGGCCCTGGTCGGGCTGATGCTGCGCCGGGCCACCCAGTTCGTCGTCGCCCACGAGATCGGCCACGTGCTGGCCGGCCACCTGGTCAACGCGCGCCGCTGGACCGACCCGAACACCCCGGTCGGGGCGCTGGACGCGCAGTCGGTGGGCTGGCCGCGCGAGCACGAGGCGGACCGGATCGCCGCGATGATCATGCTGCACACCCTGGACGACCTGGCCCCGCGCGAACTCGACGTCCACGAGCCGTGCCTGGTCGCAGCGGTGCTGCTGGTGCTGTTCCTGCACGAGGTGGTGGACCGGCTGGCCGACGAGCGCGGCCTGGTCGTCCCGTTCGCGGGCACCCACCCGCCCCCGGTGCGCCGCATCCAGTCGGTCGTGGAACACCTCGCCGAGCGAGTCCGCACCCCCCGTGCCCTCGACCTGGCCGCCGACGTCGCCACCTGGCTGGAGGACCAGCTCGCCGGCGTCCGCGAGTGGTTCCGCCTGGCCGACGAGGTGCGGATCTGA